From the genome of Arvicola amphibius chromosome 9, mArvAmp1.2, whole genome shotgun sequence, one region includes:
- the Cyth4 gene encoding cytohesin-4 isoform X2, giving the protein MDLCHADLAELSSGEAKELQQIKWHRKQLLEDIQLKDEIADVFAQIDCFESTEESRMAQKEKEMCIGRKKFNMDPAKGIQYLTDHKLLTSDVQDIAQFLYKGDGLNKTAIGTYLGEKDPINLQVLQAFVDCHEFANLNLVQALRQFLWSFRLPGEAQKIDRMMEAFAARYCLCNPGVFRSTDTCYVLSFSVIMLNTGLHNPNVRDRPPFERFVSMNRGINNGSDLPEEQLRNLFDSIKSEPFSIPEDDGGDLTHTFFNPDREGWLLKLGGRVKTWKRRWFILTDNCLYYFEFTTDKEPRGIIPLENLSVQKVDDPKKPFCLELYNPSCRGQKIKACKTDGDGKVVEGKHESYRISAANAEERDQWIEAIRASITRVPFYDLLSARKKKIASKQ; this is encoded by the exons atCTCGCCGAGCTCAGCAGTGGGGAGGCCAAGGAGCTACAGCAGATCAAATGGCACCGGAAGCAACTACTGGAAGACATccag CTGAAGGATGAAATTGCAGACGTGTTCGCCCAGATTGACTGCTTCGAGAGCACCGAGGAGAG CCGGATGGCgcagaaagagaaggagatgTGTATTGGGAGGAAGAAATTCAACATGGACCCTGCCAAG GGCATCCAGTATCTCACTGACCACAAGCTGCTGACCTCTGATGTCCAGGACATCGCCCAGTTCCTGTACAAGGGTGACGGCCTCAACAAGACAGCCATTGGCACCTACTTGGGGGAAAA GGACCCCATCAACCTGCAGGTCCTACAGGCCTTTGTGGACTGCCACGAGTTTGCCAATCTCAACCTTGTTCAGGCCCTCAG GCAGTTCCTGTGGAGCTTCCGGTTACCTGGTGAGGCCCAAAAGATTGACCGCATGATGGAAGCCTTCGCTGCTCGCTACTGCCTCTGCAATCCAGGTGTCTTCCGGTCCACAG ACACCTGCTACGTGCTGTCTTTCTCGGTCATCATGCTCAACACTGGCCTACACAACCCCAACGTCCGGGACAGACCGCCCTTCGAGCGCTTCGTGTCCATGAACCGCGGCATCAACAATGGCAGCGACCTGCCCGAGGAGCAGCTGAGG AACCTCTTTGACAGCATCAAGAGTGAGCCCTTCTCCATCCCTGAGGATGACGGCGGTGACCTCACCCATACCTTCTTCAATCCTGACCGTGAAGGCTGGCTACTCAAGCTGG GCGGCCGTGTGAAGACGTGGAAGCGACGCTGGTTCATCCTCACAGACAACTGCCTCTACTACTTTGAGTTCACCACT GACAAGGAGCCTCGGGGGATCATTCCTCTGGAGAACCTCTCTGTGCAGAAGGTGGATGATCCCAAGAAGCCG TTCTGCCTGGAGTTATATAACCCCAGCTGCCGGGGCCAGAAGATAAAGGCATGCAAGACTGACGGGGATGGCAAGGTGGTGGAGGGGAAGCATGAGTCCTACCGCATCTCAGCCGCCAACGCAGAGGAGCGGGACCAGTGGATCGAGGCCATCAG GGCCAGCATCACCCGTGTCCCCTTCTACGATCTGTTGTCTGCTCGGAAAAAGAAGATTGCCAGCAAGCAGTAA
- the Cyth4 gene encoding cytohesin-4 isoform X1, producing MDLCHADLAELSSGEAKELQQIKWHRKQLLEDIQKLKDEIADVFAQIDCFESTEESRMAQKEKEMCIGRKKFNMDPAKGIQYLTDHKLLTSDVQDIAQFLYKGDGLNKTAIGTYLGEKDPINLQVLQAFVDCHEFANLNLVQALRQFLWSFRLPGEAQKIDRMMEAFAARYCLCNPGVFRSTDTCYVLSFSVIMLNTGLHNPNVRDRPPFERFVSMNRGINNGSDLPEEQLRNLFDSIKSEPFSIPEDDGGDLTHTFFNPDREGWLLKLGGRVKTWKRRWFILTDNCLYYFEFTTDKEPRGIIPLENLSVQKVDDPKKPFCLELYNPSCRGQKIKACKTDGDGKVVEGKHESYRISAANAEERDQWIEAIRASITRVPFYDLLSARKKKIASKQ from the exons atCTCGCCGAGCTCAGCAGTGGGGAGGCCAAGGAGCTACAGCAGATCAAATGGCACCGGAAGCAACTACTGGAAGACATccag AAGCTGAAGGATGAAATTGCAGACGTGTTCGCCCAGATTGACTGCTTCGAGAGCACCGAGGAGAG CCGGATGGCgcagaaagagaaggagatgTGTATTGGGAGGAAGAAATTCAACATGGACCCTGCCAAG GGCATCCAGTATCTCACTGACCACAAGCTGCTGACCTCTGATGTCCAGGACATCGCCCAGTTCCTGTACAAGGGTGACGGCCTCAACAAGACAGCCATTGGCACCTACTTGGGGGAAAA GGACCCCATCAACCTGCAGGTCCTACAGGCCTTTGTGGACTGCCACGAGTTTGCCAATCTCAACCTTGTTCAGGCCCTCAG GCAGTTCCTGTGGAGCTTCCGGTTACCTGGTGAGGCCCAAAAGATTGACCGCATGATGGAAGCCTTCGCTGCTCGCTACTGCCTCTGCAATCCAGGTGTCTTCCGGTCCACAG ACACCTGCTACGTGCTGTCTTTCTCGGTCATCATGCTCAACACTGGCCTACACAACCCCAACGTCCGGGACAGACCGCCCTTCGAGCGCTTCGTGTCCATGAACCGCGGCATCAACAATGGCAGCGACCTGCCCGAGGAGCAGCTGAGG AACCTCTTTGACAGCATCAAGAGTGAGCCCTTCTCCATCCCTGAGGATGACGGCGGTGACCTCACCCATACCTTCTTCAATCCTGACCGTGAAGGCTGGCTACTCAAGCTGG GCGGCCGTGTGAAGACGTGGAAGCGACGCTGGTTCATCCTCACAGACAACTGCCTCTACTACTTTGAGTTCACCACT GACAAGGAGCCTCGGGGGATCATTCCTCTGGAGAACCTCTCTGTGCAGAAGGTGGATGATCCCAAGAAGCCG TTCTGCCTGGAGTTATATAACCCCAGCTGCCGGGGCCAGAAGATAAAGGCATGCAAGACTGACGGGGATGGCAAGGTGGTGGAGGGGAAGCATGAGTCCTACCGCATCTCAGCCGCCAACGCAGAGGAGCGGGACCAGTGGATCGAGGCCATCAG GGCCAGCATCACCCGTGTCCCCTTCTACGATCTGTTGTCTGCTCGGAAAAAGAAGATTGCCAGCAAGCAGTAA
- the Cyth4 gene encoding cytohesin-4 isoform X3, translated as MAQKEKEMCIGRKKFNMDPAKGIQYLTDHKLLTSDVQDIAQFLYKGDGLNKTAIGTYLGEKDPINLQVLQAFVDCHEFANLNLVQALRQFLWSFRLPGEAQKIDRMMEAFAARYCLCNPGVFRSTDTCYVLSFSVIMLNTGLHNPNVRDRPPFERFVSMNRGINNGSDLPEEQLRNLFDSIKSEPFSIPEDDGGDLTHTFFNPDREGWLLKLGGRVKTWKRRWFILTDNCLYYFEFTTDKEPRGIIPLENLSVQKVDDPKKPFCLELYNPSCRGQKIKACKTDGDGKVVEGKHESYRISAANAEERDQWIEAIRASITRVPFYDLLSARKKKIASKQ; from the exons ATGGCgcagaaagagaaggagatgTGTATTGGGAGGAAGAAATTCAACATGGACCCTGCCAAG GGCATCCAGTATCTCACTGACCACAAGCTGCTGACCTCTGATGTCCAGGACATCGCCCAGTTCCTGTACAAGGGTGACGGCCTCAACAAGACAGCCATTGGCACCTACTTGGGGGAAAA GGACCCCATCAACCTGCAGGTCCTACAGGCCTTTGTGGACTGCCACGAGTTTGCCAATCTCAACCTTGTTCAGGCCCTCAG GCAGTTCCTGTGGAGCTTCCGGTTACCTGGTGAGGCCCAAAAGATTGACCGCATGATGGAAGCCTTCGCTGCTCGCTACTGCCTCTGCAATCCAGGTGTCTTCCGGTCCACAG ACACCTGCTACGTGCTGTCTTTCTCGGTCATCATGCTCAACACTGGCCTACACAACCCCAACGTCCGGGACAGACCGCCCTTCGAGCGCTTCGTGTCCATGAACCGCGGCATCAACAATGGCAGCGACCTGCCCGAGGAGCAGCTGAGG AACCTCTTTGACAGCATCAAGAGTGAGCCCTTCTCCATCCCTGAGGATGACGGCGGTGACCTCACCCATACCTTCTTCAATCCTGACCGTGAAGGCTGGCTACTCAAGCTGG GCGGCCGTGTGAAGACGTGGAAGCGACGCTGGTTCATCCTCACAGACAACTGCCTCTACTACTTTGAGTTCACCACT GACAAGGAGCCTCGGGGGATCATTCCTCTGGAGAACCTCTCTGTGCAGAAGGTGGATGATCCCAAGAAGCCG TTCTGCCTGGAGTTATATAACCCCAGCTGCCGGGGCCAGAAGATAAAGGCATGCAAGACTGACGGGGATGGCAAGGTGGTGGAGGGGAAGCATGAGTCCTACCGCATCTCAGCCGCCAACGCAGAGGAGCGGGACCAGTGGATCGAGGCCATCAG GGCCAGCATCACCCGTGTCCCCTTCTACGATCTGTTGTCTGCTCGGAAAAAGAAGATTGCCAGCAAGCAGTAA